In Campylobacter sp. VBCF_01 NA2, one DNA window encodes the following:
- a CDS encoding DNA-processing protein DprA, which produces MNTTNELNFKIPALSRLGKTEPKTLYYKGNLELLDMPKIAIVGSRKMSIYTKNLITKLAQKLSNAGICVVSGAAIGCDITAHEGAFSRTIAVFANGLDEIYPKQNEDMIRKIYAGALALSEYEDGTPARNFQFLERNRIVVALCQALIVAQAEPKSGSLQSARIARELGIPVFVLPHRIDESIGTNELLAKKDATLISDLDKFVAKFSGKEKPKNLFSHSDEILDFVALNSSLDEALLKFGERIYEYELEGKIIIEATKISLA; this is translated from the coding sequence ATGAATACTACAAATGAGCTAAATTTCAAAATCCCCGCCCTATCTCGCCTTGGCAAAACAGAGCCTAAAACCCTGTATTACAAGGGAAATTTAGAGCTTTTGGATATGCCAAAAATCGCAATCGTAGGCTCTCGCAAAATGAGCATTTACACCAAAAATTTAATCACAAAATTAGCCCAAAAACTCTCAAACGCTGGTATTTGCGTGGTCTCAGGGGCTGCGATTGGCTGCGATATCACGGCGCATGAGGGCGCATTTTCGCGCACAATCGCTGTTTTTGCAAACGGGCTAGATGAAATTTACCCCAAACAAAACGAGGATATGATACGCAAAATTTACGCTGGCGCCCTAGCACTGAGCGAATACGAAGACGGCACGCCTGCGCGAAATTTTCAGTTTTTAGAGCGCAACCGCATAGTAGTAGCCCTCTGCCAAGCCCTAATCGTAGCCCAAGCCGAGCCAAAATCAGGCTCGCTTCAAAGCGCGCGTATCGCAAGAGAGCTTGGGATTCCTGTCTTTGTCCTGCCGCACAGAATCGACGAGAGTATCGGCACCAACGAGCTTTTAGCCAAAAAAGACGCCACGCTAATTAGCGATTTGGATAAATTTGTGGCTAAATTTAGCGGAAAAGAAAAACCAAAAAATCTCTTTTCGCACAGCGACGAAATTTTGGATTTTGTCGCGCTAAATTCGAGCTTAGATGAAGCATTACTGAAATTTGGCGAGCGCATTTACGAATACGAATTAGAGGGAAAAATCATAATAGAAGCGACAAAAATTTCGCTTGCGTAA
- the proB gene encoding glutamate 5-kinase, whose protein sequence is MRKNLLKNTKRIVIKVGTSTLTHSDGSLNEGFIKSLVAQICELKKQGFGVVLVTSGAVGAGMGILKIEQKPKELSAKQALAAVGQVALMHLYERLFWAHDEIIAQLLLTRIDFSDRARYLSARNVATALLSQGIIPIINENDPVSGDELKIGDNDTMSALVTGLIDADLLVLLSDIDGLYDKNPSTNPDAKLIKIVNFIDENTLKMAGDVGSKFGTGGMATKLGAAKMATKIGANMIIANGKESKILAKIIAGEEVGTIFCKEEKSISAKKYWLAYGANVRGAISLDEGACKAIKNGKSVLGVGIVGVSGEFERGDVIEILGADSQRIARGIANYCASEISLIMGKKSSEYEKILPSVSDDYIVHANNIVLG, encoded by the coding sequence ATGAGAAAAAATCTACTAAAAAACACCAAACGAATCGTTATCAAAGTAGGCACCAGCACGCTAACTCACAGTGACGGCTCGCTAAATGAGGGCTTTATCAAATCGCTCGTGGCTCAAATTTGCGAACTCAAAAAACAAGGCTTTGGGGTCGTGCTCGTAACCTCTGGCGCGGTCGGGGCTGGTATGGGCATACTAAAAATCGAGCAAAAACCAAAAGAGCTAAGCGCCAAACAAGCCCTAGCCGCCGTGGGACAGGTCGCTTTAATGCACCTGTATGAGAGGCTTTTTTGGGCGCATGATGAGATTATCGCGCAACTTTTGCTGACGCGCATTGATTTTAGCGACCGCGCGCGCTATCTAAGTGCGCGAAATGTCGCTACCGCCCTGCTTTCGCAAGGCATTATCCCTATCATCAACGAAAACGATCCAGTCAGTGGCGATGAGCTCAAAATCGGCGATAACGACACGATGAGCGCGCTAGTAACCGGGCTAATCGACGCTGATTTGCTCGTGCTTTTAAGCGATATCGACGGGCTTTATGATAAAAACCCTAGCACGAACCCTGACGCAAAACTGATAAAAATCGTAAATTTTATCGACGAAAACACCCTTAAAATGGCAGGCGATGTGGGGTCGAAATTTGGCACTGGGGGCATGGCAACAAAGCTTGGTGCTGCTAAAATGGCTACTAAAATCGGCGCAAATATGATAATCGCAAATGGAAAAGAGAGTAAAATTTTAGCCAAAATCATCGCTGGCGAGGAGGTCGGAACGATTTTTTGCAAAGAGGAAAAATCCATTAGCGCGAAAAAATACTGGCTCGCTTATGGTGCCAATGTGCGTGGCGCAATCAGCCTTGATGAGGGCGCATGCAAAGCCATAAAAAACGGCAAAAGCGTGCTAGGCGTGGGGATTGTGGGAGTGAGTGGCGAGTTTGAGCGGGGCGATGTCATCGAAATACTGGGCGCGGATTCACAGCGCATCGCGCGCGGTATCGCAAACTACTGCGCCTCTGAAATTTCGCTGATTATGGGGAAAAAATCGAGTGAATATGAGAAAATTTTACCTAGCGTGAGCGATGATTATATCGTGCATGCAAACAATATTGTCTTAGGATAG
- the ilvC gene encoding ketol-acid reductoisomerase has protein sequence MAITVYYDKDCDLNLIRSKKVAMIGFGSQGHAHAENLRDSGVEVVVGLKKGGASWKKAEDKGFKVLSVADATKVADVIMILTPDEFQAEIYKNEIEPNLKDGAAIAFAHGFNIHFGQIKAPKNIDVIMIAPKAPGHTVRNEFVNGGGIPDLIAVEQNASGKAKEIALSYASAIGGGRSGIIETTFKDETETDLFGEQAVLCGGLCSLINAGFETLVEAGYAPEMAYFECLHEMKLIVDLIYQGGMADMRYSISNTAEFGDYVSGPRVINEQSKAEMKKILKEIQDGTFAKNFILERQAGYVKMNAERNMTANALITKTGERLRGMMPWIASGKIIDKDKN, from the coding sequence ATGGCAATTACCGTGTATTACGACAAAGACTGCGATTTAAATTTAATTCGCTCAAAAAAAGTGGCTATGATTGGCTTTGGATCACAAGGTCACGCTCACGCTGAAAATTTACGCGATAGTGGCGTAGAAGTAGTAGTCGGACTAAAAAAAGGTGGCGCAAGCTGGAAAAAGGCCGAGGACAAGGGTTTTAAAGTATTAAGCGTAGCTGATGCGACAAAAGTGGCAGATGTCATAATGATACTAACCCCAGATGAATTTCAAGCCGAAATTTACAAAAACGAAATCGAGCCAAATTTAAAAGACGGCGCAGCAATCGCGTTTGCTCACGGATTTAATATCCACTTCGGACAAATCAAGGCTCCAAAAAACATAGATGTAATTATGATAGCGCCAAAAGCCCCAGGACACACTGTGCGCAATGAATTTGTAAATGGTGGTGGAATCCCAGATCTAATCGCAGTAGAGCAAAACGCTTCTGGCAAGGCAAAAGAGATCGCTCTAAGCTACGCTAGCGCGATTGGTGGCGGTAGAAGCGGTATCATCGAGACTACATTTAAAGACGAGACCGAAACAGACCTATTTGGCGAACAAGCAGTTTTGTGCGGTGGTCTATGCTCGCTAATAAATGCTGGTTTTGAGACCCTAGTAGAGGCTGGATACGCCCCAGAAATGGCGTATTTTGAGTGCTTACACGAAATGAAACTAATCGTAGATTTGATCTATCAAGGCGGTATGGCTGATATGAGATACTCTATCTCAAACACAGCTGAATTTGGCGATTATGTCAGCGGGCCACGCGTCATCAACGAACAATCAAAAGCCGAAATGAAAAAAATCCTAAAAGAGATCCAAGACGGAACTTTTGCGAAAAACTTCATTTTAGAGCGCCAAGCTGGCTATGTCAAAATGAACGCAGAGCGCAATATGACCGCAAACGCGCTGATTACCAAGACAGGCGAAAGACTTCGTGGTATGATGCCATGGATCGCAAGTGGCAAAATCATCGACAAAGATAAAAACTAA
- the rpsR gene encoding 30S ribosomal protein S18 — translation MAEKRKYSRKYCRFTEAKIEFIDYKDTGLLKYCLSERFKIMPRRLTGTSKKYQEMVEKAIKRARQAALIPYVVDHNEVVTNPFENL, via the coding sequence ATGGCAGAAAAAAGAAAATATAGCAGAAAATATTGCAGATTTACAGAGGCTAAAATCGAATTTATCGATTACAAAGACACAGGGTTATTAAAATATTGCCTTTCAGAGCGTTTTAAAATCATGCCAAGACGCCTAACTGGCACTAGCAAAAAATACCAAGAGATGGTTGAGAAAGCAATCAAACGCGCTCGCCAAGCAGCTCTTATCCCTTATGTCGTAGATCACAACGAAGTCGTTACAAACCCATTTGAAAATCTATAA
- a CDS encoding RNB domain-containing ribonuclease produces the protein MKEFLSSLSLGVVEKNLNSDQKELVRNLLNLGALSSHKGKIYLNNSYVFGRLDIARDGTGYLQSYDDRYKKDLIIENKYLNGVHLGDIILAKIINSKKARIHAKVLMCVKPAFSSSVVYTKNFGREILGVNVKTGLANPLKATQKSLKMLPPGTLLKIDNLSNEICEVLGNLDDPWVDEKISLAIYNKNDEFNEACKEQALSFGSSVDPTLYPERVDLQNLSFCTIDPIDAKDFDDAIYYDKKNRTVYVAIADVSEYVSEYSPIDKEAKVRGFSIYFPHKSVPMLPRELSENICSLMPNLPRLAFVFKICLDENLSVISEELFSGIIKSKRRFNYDEVDEILRTKSGCESEILDWLLPLNELCEKLRAQRLKHGFDFRTKELRMSIDEAGLLKSTRFESDTPSHKLIEDCMLLANKAAAKRIETGVFRNHGAAELKKIFALLDDLALFGIDAIYKPNLAKMIGEIQAQADALGMREEVDKLIIKAQKRAEYGSISRGHFGLGFDTYTHFTSPIRRYSDLILHRLLKAQSRGDEKFYNYLLLNIDATCERLNELEREADKVAFDFMDRKFARWARENLGAKFRCYIDENANVVTAKLDDKFKGAKIFITNFTGDILTPVLVEITDANIASGVIMGRVVKKI, from the coding sequence ATGAAGGAATTTCTAAGCTCGCTTAGCCTTGGAGTGGTGGAAAAAAATCTAAATTCTGACCAAAAAGAGCTAGTGCGAAATCTGCTAAATTTAGGCGCATTGAGCTCTCACAAAGGCAAAATTTATCTAAATAATAGCTATGTTTTTGGCAGGCTTGATATCGCGCGCGATGGGACTGGGTATTTGCAAAGCTACGATGATAGATATAAAAAAGATTTGATAATCGAAAATAAATACCTAAATGGCGTGCATTTAGGCGATATAATCCTAGCAAAAATCATCAACTCAAAAAAGGCTAGAATCCACGCAAAGGTGCTAATGTGCGTAAAACCTGCCTTTTCATCAAGCGTGGTTTATACGAAGAATTTCGGGCGCGAAATTTTGGGCGTAAATGTCAAAACAGGCCTTGCAAACCCGCTCAAAGCCACGCAAAAATCGCTTAAAATGCTTCCACCTGGCACGCTTTTGAAAATTGATAATTTAAGCAATGAAATTTGCGAAGTTTTAGGGAATTTAGACGATCCGTGGGTCGATGAGAAAATTTCACTTGCGATTTATAACAAAAATGACGAATTTAACGAAGCCTGCAAGGAACAAGCCCTTAGCTTTGGCTCGTCGGTCGATCCTACGCTCTATCCTGAGCGCGTGGATTTGCAAAATTTGAGCTTTTGCACGATTGATCCAATCGACGCCAAGGACTTTGACGACGCGATTTATTATGATAAAAAAAATCGCACAGTCTATGTCGCAATCGCCGATGTGAGCGAGTATGTCAGCGAATACTCGCCGATTGACAAGGAGGCGAAGGTAAGAGGGTTTTCGATATATTTCCCGCATAAATCCGTCCCAATGCTTCCGCGCGAGCTTAGCGAAAATATCTGCTCGCTAATGCCGAATTTACCGCGATTAGCATTTGTTTTTAAAATTTGCCTTGATGAAAATTTGAGCGTGATTAGCGAGGAGCTGTTTTCAGGCATAATCAAATCAAAAAGGCGTTTTAACTACGATGAGGTCGATGAGATTTTGCGCACAAAAAGTGGCTGCGAGAGCGAAATCCTAGACTGGCTGCTTCCGTTAAATGAGCTTTGCGAAAAACTTAGAGCGCAAAGATTAAAGCATGGATTTGACTTTCGCACAAAAGAACTTCGCATGAGTATCGATGAGGCGGGGCTTTTAAAATCGACTAGATTTGAGAGCGATACGCCCTCACACAAGCTAATAGAAGATTGTATGCTTCTAGCTAACAAAGCCGCCGCAAAGCGCATAGAAACGGGCGTTTTCCGCAATCACGGCGCGGCTGAATTAAAGAAAATTTTCGCTTTATTGGACGATTTGGCGCTGTTTGGAATAGACGCGATTTATAAGCCAAATTTGGCAAAAATGATAGGCGAAATCCAAGCCCAAGCCGACGCGCTTGGCATGCGAGAAGAGGTCGATAAACTCATAATCAAAGCGCAAAAACGCGCCGAATACGGCTCGATTTCACGCGGCCATTTTGGGCTTGGTTTTGATACATACACTCATTTTACAAGTCCGATTAGGCGGTATTCGGATTTGATTTTACACAGGCTTTTAAAGGCGCAAAGCAGGGGCGATGAGAAATTTTATAATTACCTGCTTTTAAACATAGACGCGACTTGCGAGAGGCTAAATGAGCTAGAAAGAGAGGCTGATAAGGTCGCATTTGACTTTATGGATCGTAAATTTGCGCGCTGGGCGAGAGAGAATTTGGGGGCTAAATTTCGCTGCTATATCGACGAAAATGCAAATGTCGTAACTGCTAAACTCGATGATAAATTTAAGGGTGCGAAAATTTTTATTACAAATTTTACTGGTGATATTTTAACGCCAGTTTTGGTCGAAATCACAGACGCAAATATCGCAAGTGGCGTGATTATGGGAAGAGTGGTGAAAAAAATATAA
- a CDS encoding glutamate-5-semialdehyde dehydrogenase gives MMEILELAKRAKRASNEVAKLSSKQKNQILLSIADELIAQKEFIKEQNQIDIKNAREIGISEALIDRLTLNDSRISAMSVALKELANFPDPIGQIVGGWRHQNGMSIAKVRVPLGVIAMIYESRPNVSIDAAALALKAGNAIILRGSASALASNICLSEIFCRVGEKFGLPSGAVSLIKSKEREDVLKLIQLKEWIDVLIPRGGKNLKDFITQNAQIPVIITGAGVCHTFVDESANLSKAVEIIKNAKTQRPSVCNALECLVLHENIAKQILPILLKEMNEVEFHLDEKIYAKFTNFANTKKADSSDFGTEFLSLIMAVKIVKNTAEAIEFINENSSAHSEAILSQNSANIEKFLNEINSAVVYANASTRFSDGGEFGFGGEIGISTQKLHARGPMGVEALTTTKYIVRGEGQIR, from the coding sequence ATTATGGAAATTTTAGAATTAGCAAAACGCGCAAAACGCGCAAGCAACGAGGTCGCAAAGCTAAGTAGCAAGCAAAAAAATCAAATTTTGCTAAGCATTGCTGATGAGTTAATCGCTCAAAAAGAGTTTATCAAAGAGCAAAACCAAATCGACATAAAAAACGCGCGCGAGATAGGTATTTCCGAGGCTCTCATTGATAGACTCACGCTAAATGATAGCAGGATTAGCGCAATGAGCGTGGCTTTAAAAGAGTTAGCTAATTTTCCTGATCCAATCGGGCAGATCGTGGGAGGCTGGCGACACCAAAACGGCATGAGTATCGCCAAAGTGCGTGTGCCTCTTGGCGTAATCGCTATGATTTATGAAAGCAGACCAAATGTCAGCATAGACGCCGCCGCACTCGCGCTAAAAGCGGGCAATGCGATAATCTTGCGAGGCTCAGCTAGCGCTCTTGCCTCAAACATCTGCCTAAGCGAAATTTTTTGCCGTGTGGGAGAGAAATTTGGCCTGCCTAGCGGCGCAGTATCACTCATAAAATCCAAAGAGCGCGAAGATGTGCTAAAACTAATCCAGCTAAAAGAGTGGATCGATGTGCTAATCCCTCGCGGTGGCAAAAATCTCAAAGACTTCATCACGCAAAATGCGCAAATCCCAGTCATCATCACAGGGGCTGGCGTGTGCCACACCTTCGTCGATGAAAGCGCAAATTTAAGCAAAGCAGTAGAGATTATCAAAAACGCAAAAACCCAACGCCCAAGTGTCTGCAACGCCCTAGAATGCTTAGTTTTGCACGAAAATATCGCAAAGCAAATTTTACCGATTTTATTAAAGGAAATGAACGAAGTAGAATTTCACCTAGACGAGAAAATTTACGCGAAATTTACAAATTTCGCAAACACCAAAAAAGCGGATTCTAGCGACTTTGGCACGGAGTTTTTATCGCTAATAATGGCTGTTAAAATCGTAAAAAACACCGCCGAAGCGATTGAGTTTATCAACGAAAATTCCAGCGCGCACTCAGAAGCGATTTTAAGCCAAAATTCCGCCAATATCGAAAAATTTCTAAACGAAATCAATAGCGCAGTCGTCTATGCCAACGCTTCAACCAGATTTAGCGACGGGGGCGAGTTTGGATTCGGTGGCGAGATCGGCATAAGCACACAAAAGCTTCACGCGCGCGGTCCAATGGGCGTGGAGGCACTCACTACGACGAAATACATCGTGCGTGGCGAGGGACAAATCAGATAA
- a CDS encoding single-stranded DNA-binding protein, with translation MFNKVVLVGNLTRDIELRYLQTGTAIGKTGIAVTRKFNGGNGEKREETCFIDIDFWGRTAEIANQYLRKGSKVLVEGRLKLDQWQDQNGQNRSKHSVVVESMEMLSAPQGGNGGNNSYGANSGNYGANSGNSYGGGYNQHSNYSNPNRQSSGGYGANQTTQNHYEAPKKESYESQIPEYDVDSDKYDEGNDTIPF, from the coding sequence ATGTTTAATAAAGTAGTTTTGGTTGGAAATTTAACTCGCGATATTGAGCTTAGATATTTACAAACTGGCACCGCAATCGGTAAAACTGGCATTGCTGTAACTCGTAAATTTAATGGCGGAAATGGCGAAAAACGCGAAGAGACTTGCTTTATTGACATTGATTTTTGGGGACGCACAGCAGAAATCGCAAATCAATATTTAAGAAAAGGCTCAAAAGTGCTAGTTGAGGGGCGTTTAAAGCTCGATCAATGGCAAGACCAAAATGGTCAAAACCGCTCAAAACACAGCGTAGTGGTAGAGTCTATGGAAATGCTAAGTGCTCCACAAGGTGGAAATGGCGGAAACAATAGCTATGGTGCAAATAGTGGAAATTACGGCGCAAATAGCGGTAATAGTTATGGTGGCGGATACAATCAACACTCAAACTACTCTAACCCAAATCGCCAAAGCTCTGGCGGATATGGCGCGAACCAAACCACACAAAATCACTATGAAGCACCGAAAAAAGAGAGCTATGAGAGCCAAATTCCAGAATATGATGTTGATTCGGACAAATATGACGAAGGCAACGATACAATTCCATTTTAA
- a CDS encoding DNA polymerase III subunit delta: MYKRDFDARIASGNVANFILLRGVDDFQNELYAWRLKQIYGAENFMSLYFGEYEFSVAKSFLEPSLFGESNTLHIKTNSCIKKDEIRRLIEYCKNDENNHLIYELNESEGAASSDFVREFGGNEVRFFRPSSMKEAMGLLAQKCEMVGIFANSAALNRIYQIHNENLNLSAAEIEKFANLGIELNLENVNDMVYGLSEISYEELFDKIFTLSDFRKDFYRLAQNGGYNDMELINQFYRFLHRIFRLHISIKTANNSDFKVIFGYTPPPNIANKLKTYAQSLNENLFRKIFIHLNKLEFALKSEKNLIKDEYLLASLLELQRILSKKN; encoded by the coding sequence ATGTATAAAAGAGATTTTGATGCTAGGATTGCTTCTGGAAATGTGGCGAATTTTATCTTGCTTCGAGGCGTAGATGACTTTCAAAACGAGCTTTATGCTTGGAGATTAAAGCAAATTTATGGGGCCGAAAATTTTATGAGTTTGTATTTTGGCGAGTATGAATTTAGCGTAGCAAAGAGCTTTTTGGAGCCATCGCTTTTTGGCGAGAGCAACACACTTCATATAAAAACGAACTCTTGCATAAAAAAAGATGAAATTCGCCGTTTGATTGAGTATTGCAAAAACGACGAAAACAACCATTTAATCTATGAATTAAACGAGAGCGAGGGTGCGGCAAGTAGCGATTTTGTGCGGGAGTTTGGCGGAAATGAGGTGAGGTTTTTCCGCCCAAGCAGTATGAAGGAAGCTATGGGATTGCTAGCGCAAAAGTGCGAAATGGTGGGGATTTTCGCAAACAGCGCCGCGCTAAATAGAATTTATCAAATTCACAACGAAAACCTAAATTTAAGCGCAGCCGAGATTGAAAAATTCGCAAATTTGGGGATTGAGCTAAATTTGGAAAATGTAAATGATATGGTCTATGGACTGAGCGAGATAAGCTACGAGGAGCTTTTCGATAAAATTTTCACCCTTAGCGATTTTCGCAAGGATTTTTATAGATTGGCTCAAAATGGCGGATACAACGACATGGAGCTGATAAATCAATTTTACAGATTTTTGCATAGAATTTTTAGGCTTCATATCTCGATAAAAACCGCGAATAATTCCGATTTTAAGGTGATTTTCGGATACACTCCGCCGCCAAATATCGCAAACAAGCTAAAAACATACGCTCAAAGTTTAAATGAAAATTTATTTCGCAAAATTTTTATCCATTTAAATAAACTCGAATTTGCGCTAAAAAGCGAGAAAAATTTAATCAAAGATGAGTATTTGCTCGCCTCGCTTTTGGAATTGCAAAGAATTTTATCAAAGAAAAACTAG
- the ruvX gene encoding Holliday junction resolvase RuvX has protein sequence MIVAFDVGLKRIGVAISPNGALALPSEPILRKNRNQAAREASEFLRERGAQKLVVGLPKGGASEEEMERRIKHFVSLLEFNGEICYQDESFSSVEAKEFALKSTKKSGVNEKFDSVAAMIILERFLAKNG, from the coding sequence TTGATAGTAGCTTTCGATGTGGGACTTAAACGAATCGGCGTAGCAATCAGCCCAAATGGCGCACTAGCCCTTCCTAGCGAGCCTATTTTGCGTAAAAACCGCAACCAAGCCGCCAGGGAAGCTAGCGAGTTTTTGCGCGAAAGGGGAGCGCAAAAGCTCGTCGTTGGCCTTCCCAAAGGCGGTGCTAGCGAAGAAGAAATGGAGCGTCGCATAAAACATTTTGTCTCGCTTTTAGAATTTAATGGCGAAATTTGCTACCAAGACGAGAGCTTTTCTAGTGTCGAGGCGAAGGAATTCGCGCTAAAAAGCACGAAAAAAAGCGGTGTAAATGAGAAATTTGATAGCGTCGCAGCGATGATAATTTTAGAGCGATTTTTGGCGAAAAATGGCTAA
- the rpsF gene encoding 30S ribosomal protein S6, producing MRNYEVLFIVKPTLTDDEVKTKVDFVKEIITKNGGNIASVIEMGARKLAYKIDKYERGVYFVIYFTAEPSLIAELVRNLRITEDIIRFLTVKYETKREVLAWEKLSKGIKLSPAKKEREPRVAPEAKEQAEQTAE from the coding sequence ATGAGAAATTACGAGGTTTTATTCATTGTCAAGCCTACGCTGACTGATGATGAAGTAAAAACAAAAGTTGATTTCGTTAAAGAAATCATTACAAAAAATGGCGGAAATATCGCTTCTGTCATCGAAATGGGCGCACGCAAACTTGCCTATAAAATCGATAAATATGAGCGCGGTGTTTATTTTGTCATTTATTTTACTGCCGAGCCAAGCTTGATTGCTGAGCTAGTTAGAAATTTGCGTATCACAGAGGATATTATTAGATTTTTGACTGTGAAATACGAGACAAAACGCGAGGTTTTGGCATGGGAAAAATTAAGCAAAGGCATTAAACTTAGCCCAGCTAAAAAAGAGCGCGAACCACGCGTAGCACCTGAGGCAAAAGAGCAAGCAGAGCAAACCGCTGAATAA
- a CDS encoding divergent polysaccharide deacetylase family protein, which yields MAKKRTKGRKNAPLLNFNPNFIKYILIAIFCFTCAALSYAVLNKFFKNEPKIVLKVPRDENKSEISKPIIQKDKNLSMAKPAPQISPEIKEQNLTQISKTKEEIIEEELAKIAAQSIGEITPKSQEKTEPKISAPSNKPAKTLPKGSKPKLAIIMDDISTSAQIARIKALPIKVTPSIFPPAKNYKNTPAIAKNLQNFAIHLPMEAEVFAHDVKALKVGDSYKEIEKFLAQIRADFPHAKFINNHTGSKFTANSASMRNLIKAMQKYDFYFVDSRTSAQTKAPDELKRQNLRYVYRDVFIDNTDEVKAVRQMLQKAVQIAQKRGFAIAIGHPKKSTFTALENSADILNGVEVIYLGEIYEYYK from the coding sequence TTGGCTAAAAAACGCACCAAAGGGCGCAAAAACGCGCCCTTATTAAATTTCAATCCAAATTTCATAAAATACATTTTAATCGCAATTTTTTGCTTTACCTGCGCCGCTCTTTCGTATGCCGTGCTAAATAAATTTTTCAAAAACGAGCCAAAAATTGTGCTTAAAGTCCCGCGTGATGAGAATAAAAGCGAAATTTCAAAACCCATAATTCAAAAAGATAAAAATTTGAGCATGGCAAAACCTGCACCCCAAATTTCGCCTGAGATAAAAGAGCAAAATTTAACCCAAATTTCAAAAACAAAAGAGGAAATTATCGAGGAAGAACTAGCCAAAATCGCAGCCCAAAGTATAGGCGAAATCACGCCAAAATCGCAGGAAAAAACAGAGCCAAAAATTTCAGCCCCTAGCAATAAACCAGCCAAAACCCTGCCAAAAGGCTCAAAACCAAAACTAGCTATCATAATGGACGATATCTCCACAAGCGCACAAATAGCGCGTATCAAGGCACTGCCGATAAAGGTTACGCCATCAATTTTCCCGCCAGCGAAAAATTACAAAAACACCCCGGCTATCGCTAAAAATTTGCAAAATTTCGCAATTCACCTGCCAATGGAGGCAGAGGTCTTCGCTCACGATGTAAAAGCGCTAAAAGTGGGCGATAGCTACAAAGAAATCGAAAAATTTCTAGCGCAAATCAGAGCTGATTTCCCGCACGCTAAATTTATCAACAACCACACAGGCTCGAAATTTACGGCAAATTCAGCCTCAATGCGAAATTTAATCAAAGCCATGCAAAAATACGATTTTTATTTCGTCGATTCTCGCACGAGCGCACAGACCAAGGCTCCCGACGAGCTTAAAAGGCAAAATTTGCGCTATGTTTATAGAGATGTTTTTATTGATAATACCGACGAGGTAAAAGCTGTGCGCCAAATGCTACAAAAAGCCGTGCAAATCGCGCAGAAAAGGGGCTTTGCCATAGCTATCGGCCACCCCAAAAAATCCACCTTCACCGCCCTAGAAAATAGCGCAGATATTTTAAACGGCGTCGAAGTCATCTATCTAGGCGAAATTTATGAATACTACAAATGA